The Candidatus Krumholzibacteriia bacterium genomic interval CGGGAGCCGCGGGCGTCCACGTGGTCTCCCAGGGGGACGCGGTATCGGTCCCGACCAAGGATCCGTCGACGAGGAAGTCCACCGAGCTCACCGTGCCGTCGGAGTCCGACGCGTCGGCGGCGAGGACGACCGGGTCGCCGGTCGTGATCTGCGAGCCGTCGACCGGAACGGTCACCGTTGCGACCGGAGGGTCGTTGAGCAGGCTGCCGTCCTCGGGGACGATCGGCGCCGTGGTGTCGAAGAAGTAGTCGACGATGCCGACGAAGGCGGGGCCGGGATCGGCGTTGGCCACGTACACGCCGCCGTGCTCCACCGGAATCCGATACCGGAACTCGAAGGCCGGGGTCCAGTCCGAGCCGTTCTGCGAATGGGAGAGCTCCCACCGGTCGCCGGCCCGACGCATCCGCAGCCACAGTTCCGGACTCGTCGTTCGGATCGTCGCGTTGCCGCGCGCAGTCGACGCGAAGGCGTCGATGCTCGCCGCCACGATCCGCAGATCCGATCCATCGTGGTAGTAGTCGAATCGGAGGTAGTCGTCGGGGCCGGCCTGCACGAAGATGCCCTGGGTCTGGCCGGCCTCGCTGGGGACCGATTCGAACTTCGTCTCGAGTTCGAAATCGGAATCGTCGATGCGCTGCACCAGGCGCAGGGCCCCGTTGCCGTCGCTCCAGAGATCGCGCGGCGCCCCCGCGGGCACCGACAGGATGAGCTGGCCGTCGACCTGGTCGACGCTGCCACCACCGATGGGATCGACCACGGTCCACAATCCGTCGTCCAGCTCCGCGGCACTGAAGTCGTCGGACCGCTGTGCCGATGCGGGAGTGTGCTGGAACACGAGCCCTGCCGTGAGCAGGGCGAAGATGACTGTACGCATGGTGCTCGTTCCTGAAGAGGTCGGGGCGTGACCAGTTCGTGGACCGCTTTGATTATACCCGGTCGCGGCCCGACTAGCCAACCCACCCGGACCGTCTTTTCGGGCGTTTCGGGCCGGTTTCGCGGCCGATTCCGCCCCTCGATGGACCACACCGGGGAGCGAGCGGATCGCCTCCGGACACGCCGGACGCACTGTGCAACGACGATCCCCAGGGGAAACACGCGACGCTTTCCCAGCGAACAGGATCCAGGGAGCCGTGGACGGCCCGGAATGCGGTGTCCGGAGGCCGGCTCCCCGTGGTTCCCCGGCGGGTCTCGCGGTTCCCCACCTCGTCTTTCGCCCTTCGCGGAGCCTGTGCTACGATCAATCCGCGCTCACCGATTCCCGATCTCCGGAAACCCGTATCCCAGCCGTCGAGCCGCGCCCAGGTCCCGTCGAGCTCAGGAGCAGAACGAAATGAGAGTGGCGATCCTCGCCGGAGGCAAAGGTACTCGTCTCGCGGAAGAGACGACCGTGCGTCCGAAACCCATGGTCGAGATCGGCGGGCGGCCGATCCTGTGGCACATCATGAAGCACTACTCACACTACGGGTACAACGAGTTCGTCATCGCGCTCGGGTACCACGGCGAGTACATCAAGCGCTGGATGCGCGACTACTGTTCGTTGGCCGGTCACATGACGGTCAAGACCAACACCGGGGACGTCCTCACCGTGCAGGACGACCGGCCGGAGTGGACGGTCCACCTGGTGGAGACCGGCATGGAGACGCAGACCGGAGGACGCATCAAACGACTCAAACCCTGGTTGCCCGACGAGCGCTTCATGCTTACCTGGGGCGACGGCCTGTCCGACGTGGACCTCGGCCGTCTCCTGGCCTTCCACGAAGGGCACGGCCGGCACGCCACCATGACCTCGGTCCGGCCGCCCGCCCGGTACGGACACCTGCAGTTCGAGGGCGACCGGGTCGTACGCTTCACCGAGAAGCCCCAGACCGCCGAGGGCTGGATCAACGGCGCCTTCTTCGTACTCCAACGCGAGGTCTTCGACTACATCGACGGCGACAGCACCCAGTGGGAGAAGGAGCCCATGGAACGCCTGGCCGACGAGGGACACCTCATGGCCTACAAGCACACCTCCTTCTGGCAGTGCATGGACACGCTGCGAGAGAAGCACATCCTGACCCAGCTGTGGGACTCGGGAGACGCACCCTGGAAGAGTTGGGAGTAAGACATGCGCGTTCTCGTCACCGGACACCTCGGATACATCGGAACGGTCCTCACACCGATGCTCCTGGAGCGGGGCTACGACGTGGTCGGCCTCGACAGCGACCTGTTCCGCGAATGCACGTTCGGCGGCGAGATCGCCGACGTGCCGAATCTGGGCTGCGACGTCCGCGACGTCGAGGCCGAACAATTGAAGGGCTTCGACGCGATCCTGCACCTGGCCGGTCTGTCGAACGATCCGCTGGGTGACTACGATCCCGATCTGACCTACGAGATCAACCACCGTGCTTCGGTGCGCCTGGCGAAATTGGCCAAGGAGGCCGGCGTGCGTCGCTTCGTCTTCGCCAGCTCGTGCAGCAATTACGGGGGCGCGGGCGACGACTTCCTCGACGAGTCGGCGCACTTCAATCCCGTCACCCCCTACGGCGAGTCGAAGGTCATGGTCGAGCGTGACGTCACGCCGCTGGCCGACGACACCTTCAGCCCGACCTTCCTCCGCGCCTCGACCGCCTTCGGTCTGTCGCCGCGGATCCGTTTCGACCTCGTGGTGAACAATCTCACGGCTTGGGCTTTCACCACCGGCAAGGTCATGCTCAAGAGCGACGGCACGCCGTGGCGTCCGGTGGTGCACGTGTCCGACATCGCGCGGGCCTACATCGCGGTGATCGAGACCGACCTCGAGCTCGTGCACGGCAAGGCCTTCAACGTGGGCCTGACCACCGAGAACTACCAGATCCGCGAGCTCGCCGAGATCGTGGGCCAGGTCGTTCCCGACTGCCAGGTCGCCTTCGCCGACGGTGCCGGCCCCGACAAACGGAACTACCGGGTCGACTGCAACCTGATCGCCCGTACGCTGCACGCCTACAAGCCGCAATGGACGGCCTGGCGGGGGACCGAGCAACTGTACCTGGCGTACCAGCAGTACGGGCTGGAGCTCGACGAGTTCGAGGGCAAGCGCTTCAAGCGCATCGACCACGTCAAGAGCCTGATCGACAGCGGAAAGCTCGACGGCAAGTTGCGCTGGCGTTCGCCGGCCGTCACCGGTTGACCCCTTCCCACAGGAGCTCGTGCAATGGCTTCAGCCACGCACACCTGTCGTTCGTGCGGCAGTGCCTCGTTGGACTCGATCCTCGATCTGGGCGTGACGCCGCTGGCCGACGGCATGCGACGCGACGACCAGCTCTCGAAGCCCGAGCCGACCTTTCCGCTCGAGGTCGTGTTCTGCCACGACTGCTCGTTGATGCAGATCGACGAGACGGTCGACCCCGAGCTGCTGTTCGCGGCCGACTACCCCTACTTCTCGTCGTTCAGCCGTTACCTGCTCGAGCACTCGAAGAAGAACGTCGAGGAACTGATCGAGGCGCGCGGTCTCGGAGCCGGCAGTTTCGTGATCGAGCTGGCGAGCAACGACGGCTATCTGCTGAAGAACTACGTCGACCACGGGATCCCCGTGCTCGGGATCGATCCCGTGGAGGGTGTGGCCAAGGCCGCCGAGAAGATCGGCGTGCCCACGCGCGTGGCGTTCTTCGGGGCGACCGTCGGCCGTGAGCTGGCCGAAGAGGGCAAGCGGGCCGACGTCGTGCACGCCAACAACGTGCTGGCCCACGTGGCCGACACCAACGGTTTCGTGGCCGGCCTGCACCACATCCTGAAGGACGACGGCGTCGGCGTGATCGAGTTCCCCTACGTGCGCGACCTGATCGACCACGTGGAGTTCGACACGATCTACCACGAGCACCTGTGCTACTTCTCGGTCACCGCGGTCGACAAGCTGCTGCGGCGCCACGACCTGTACCTGAACGACGTCAAGTGGCTGCCCATCCACGGCGGCTCACTGCGGCTGTTCGTGCAGCGTTTCGAGGACGTGGGCGACAACGTGAAGCGCATGCTCGCCGAGGAGAAGGAACACGGCGTCGACCGTCTGGAGTACTACCGCGACTTCTCCGAGCGTGTGCAGTACCTGCGCGAGTCGCTGCTCGGGCTGCTGAAGGCGCTGAAGGCCGGCGGGAAGACCATCGCGGCCTACGGAGCGGCGGCGAAGGGCAGCACGCTGATCAACTACGTGGGCATCGGTCCCGACCTCATCGACTGGGTCTGCGATCGCAACGTCCACAAGCAGGGGCTGTACATGCCCGGCCAGGACGTCCCGATCGTGTCTCCCGACGCCATCCGCGAGAAGAAGCCGGACTACCTGTTGTTGCTCCCCTGGAACCTCGAGACCGAGATCGTGGCCCAGGAGAAGGAGTTCCGCGACGCCGGGGGCCGCTTCATCATTCCCGTGCCGGCGCCGCGCATCGTCTGACCGACCCGAATCGCGAGGAATCGAATTCCATGGCCGAGACCACGACCTGCCCGAACTGCGGCACGCCGGGATTCCGGACCTTCCACCGGGCCTCCGGGGTGCCGACCAACAGCTGCATCCTGCTCGAGACGCGAGAAGAAGCCCTCGAGTATCCGCGGGGCGACATCGACCTGTGCTACTGCCCGACCTGCCACTTCATCGGCAATGCGGCCTTCGACGAGAAACTGACCGAGTACTCGGGGCGCTACGAGGAGACCCAGGGCTTCTCGGGAACCTTCCAGCGCTTCCACCGCGAGATGAGCGACGAGCTGCAGACCCGCTTCGAGCTGCGCGGCAAGGACGTCCTGGAGATCGGCTGCGGCAAGGGCGAGTTCCTGCTCATGCTGTGCGAGGACGGCGAGACCCGCGGCGTCGGCTTCGATCCCGCCTACCGGCCCGACCGGCACGCGCCCGAGCCCGGGCAGAACGTGGAGTTCGTGCGCGACTTCTACTCGGAGAAGTACTCCGACGTGAAGGCCGACTTCGTGTGCTGCAAGATGACGCTCGAGCACATCCAGCCCACGGCCCAGTTCGTGGGCACGGTTCGTCGCGCGGTCGGCGAGCGTGACGCCGACATCTTCTTCATGATCCCCGAGACGCTGCGCATTCTCGAGGACTGTGCCTTCGAGGACGTGTACTACGAGCACGTCTCGTACTTCACCCCGCCCTCGCTGCACCACCTGTTCCGTGAGCAGGGCTTCACGGTGCTCGAGCTCGGCAACGAGTACGACGGGCAGTACCTGACGATCTCGGCGACCACCCGGAGCAACGGCGCCGAGCCGGCTCCGGCGCCGGACGCCTCGGCGCTGCCGGGACTGGTCGAGGGCTTCGAGAGCGCCTTCGAACGCAAGGTGGGCTTCTGGCGCGACCGCCTGGCCGCCCTGCGGGCCGATGGCAAGCGCGCGGTCATCTGGGGCTCGGGCTCGAAGGGCGTGTCGTTCCTGACCACGCTCGGCCTGGGCACCGACGACGTCTACGGCGCCATCGACATCAACCCGCACCGCCACGGCTACTACATGCCGACGACCGGGCACCGGATCTACGGGCCGGCGGACCTGCCCGGGATCGATCCGGACTGCGTGATCGTCATGAACGCCATCTACCGCGACGAGATCGCCGCGGACATGGAGAAGCACGGCGTGTCCGCCGAGATCCTCACCCTGGAAGACGCCTGAGCATGACCCACGACGATCTCCGCTGCTTGGCCTGCGGGAGCGGCGCCTGCGAGGTCTTCCTCGAGCTCGACGCCGTGCCCGTGTTCTGCAACGTGCTGCACGAGACGGCCGCCTCGGCCCGCGAGGCCGCCCGCGGCGGCATGGTCCTGGCCATCTGCCGCGACTGCGGCCACGTGTTCAACGCCACCTTCGATCCCGAGAAGGTGGTCTACGGCGGCGAGTACGAGAACTCCCTGCACTTCTCGCCGCGATTCCAGGAGTACGCCGACGGGCTGGCCGACGAGCTGGCCGCGGACTACGCCCTGCAGGGCGAGCACGTGGTCGAGATCGCCAGCGGCCAGGGCGACTTCCTGCGCATGGTCTGCGAACGGGCCGGCGCCCGCGGGACCGG includes:
- the rfbF gene encoding glucose-1-phosphate cytidylyltransferase, whose protein sequence is MRVAILAGGKGTRLAEETTVRPKPMVEIGGRPILWHIMKHYSHYGYNEFVIALGYHGEYIKRWMRDYCSLAGHMTVKTNTGDVLTVQDDRPEWTVHLVETGMETQTGGRIKRLKPWLPDERFMLTWGDGLSDVDLGRLLAFHEGHGRHATMTSVRPPARYGHLQFEGDRVVRFTEKPQTAEGWINGAFFVLQREVFDYIDGDSTQWEKEPMERLADEGHLMAYKHTSFWQCMDTLREKHILTQLWDSGDAPWKSWE
- a CDS encoding SDR family oxidoreductase gives rise to the protein MRVLVTGHLGYIGTVLTPMLLERGYDVVGLDSDLFRECTFGGEIADVPNLGCDVRDVEAEQLKGFDAILHLAGLSNDPLGDYDPDLTYEINHRASVRLAKLAKEAGVRRFVFASSCSNYGGAGDDFLDESAHFNPVTPYGESKVMVERDVTPLADDTFSPTFLRASTAFGLSPRIRFDLVVNNLTAWAFTTGKVMLKSDGTPWRPVVHVSDIARAYIAVIETDLELVHGKAFNVGLTTENYQIRELAEIVGQVVPDCQVAFADGAGPDKRNYRVDCNLIARTLHAYKPQWTAWRGTEQLYLAYQQYGLELDEFEGKRFKRIDHVKSLIDSGKLDGKLRWRSPAVTG
- a CDS encoding class I SAM-dependent methyltransferase, whose protein sequence is MASATHTCRSCGSASLDSILDLGVTPLADGMRRDDQLSKPEPTFPLEVVFCHDCSLMQIDETVDPELLFAADYPYFSSFSRYLLEHSKKNVEELIEARGLGAGSFVIELASNDGYLLKNYVDHGIPVLGIDPVEGVAKAAEKIGVPTRVAFFGATVGRELAEEGKRADVVHANNVLAHVADTNGFVAGLHHILKDDGVGVIEFPYVRDLIDHVEFDTIYHEHLCYFSVTAVDKLLRRHDLYLNDVKWLPIHGGSLRLFVQRFEDVGDNVKRMLAEEKEHGVDRLEYYRDFSERVQYLRESLLGLLKALKAGGKTIAAYGAAAKGSTLINYVGIGPDLIDWVCDRNVHKQGLYMPGQDVPIVSPDAIREKKPDYLLLLPWNLETEIVAQEKEFRDAGGRFIIPVPAPRIV
- a CDS encoding class I SAM-dependent methyltransferase, producing MAETTTCPNCGTPGFRTFHRASGVPTNSCILLETREEALEYPRGDIDLCYCPTCHFIGNAAFDEKLTEYSGRYEETQGFSGTFQRFHREMSDELQTRFELRGKDVLEIGCGKGEFLLMLCEDGETRGVGFDPAYRPDRHAPEPGQNVEFVRDFYSEKYSDVKADFVCCKMTLEHIQPTAQFVGTVRRAVGERDADIFFMIPETLRILEDCAFEDVYYEHVSYFTPPSLHHLFREQGFTVLELGNEYDGQYLTISATTRSNGAEPAPAPDASALPGLVEGFESAFERKVGFWRDRLAALRADGKRAVIWGSGSKGVSFLTTLGLGTDDVYGAIDINPHRHGYYMPTTGHRIYGPADLPGIDPDCVIVMNAIYRDEIAADMEKHGVSAEILTLEDA